The Streptomyces sp. NBC_00440 genome contains a region encoding:
- a CDS encoding Ig domain-containing protein, whose translation MTPPSRRNLLLAAGAGAAAAALGPWSASAAEPVPGDRQPAAGIRVGAGHLTVGLDATGTVSFLKDARTGTDHLAPGRAAPLVSLVIDGRQVAPTAVRRSPAHPDLLTFTNRAAGCAVDVRVVDHGTFTTLVATRVAAPAGADVQTLLWGPLATAITQTVGETVGVVRDDDFAIGLRPLTDRTEGAWPQEYQDFGWETEVADNPSGLQVAAHEEWSAAGRTTWGSVLRAFTYDYTKERSRLTRAGHHIPVGPLPGGEGRIAGSTIALFGSAPDLVPTVLSEIATGEHLPYPTQNGQWQKAAQASSQSFLVLGDLTTGNIPTAARLAEAAGIGYLYSLPNAVGPWQTTGHYQFDASLGGDDAGAKAAVELARAHGMRLGVHTISDFISTDDRYVVPSPADPRLALGGRAALARPASATDTTLYLDSGAPLEGGLHGQLLRIGDEFASYGSAQQSGGAWQLTGVKRAQWGSAAVAHPSGERASRVIVNSYDGATGGRDILQEISTRLATAWNTTGISSNSYDGVESASESGWGNYGQALLINGTYRQNRTRDGFITETSRMTSNTWDALTRASWGEVGVTTMDQVFVNNEFYRANFLPAMLGWISLSGSESLLSIEGKLARGAGLNAGAGFETSVAGLEAGGDNTLRVLDAIKQWETARNLGAFTEAQRALLRDTTTNWHLSVVEEGREWSLQRLDADGKPVGAPERVVVPTPRLTTTALPPAARGDLYAARVETNTPATVRFEVTTGALPQGLTLNRDTGGITGTPRRAGTASFTVTAHQTGGAPDATAHYRIRVAR comes from the coding sequence ATGACGCCACCCAGCAGAAGGAACCTCCTCCTCGCCGCCGGAGCGGGCGCTGCCGCTGCCGCGCTCGGCCCCTGGAGCGCGTCGGCGGCCGAACCGGTCCCCGGCGACCGCCAACCGGCGGCCGGGATCCGGGTGGGTGCGGGCCACCTCACCGTCGGCCTGGACGCCACGGGCACCGTGTCCTTCCTCAAGGACGCCCGCACCGGCACCGACCACCTCGCACCCGGCAGAGCCGCCCCGCTGGTCAGCCTTGTCATCGACGGGCGGCAGGTGGCGCCCACCGCGGTGCGGCGCAGCCCCGCCCACCCCGACCTGCTGACCTTCACGAACCGCGCCGCGGGATGCGCGGTCGACGTACGAGTGGTCGACCACGGCACCTTCACCACCCTGGTGGCCACCCGCGTCGCCGCCCCGGCCGGGGCCGACGTGCAGACGCTGCTGTGGGGGCCGCTGGCGACCGCCATCACGCAGACCGTCGGCGAAACGGTCGGCGTGGTCCGCGACGACGACTTCGCGATCGGCCTGCGTCCACTCACCGACCGGACGGAGGGTGCCTGGCCGCAGGAGTACCAGGACTTCGGCTGGGAGACAGAGGTGGCGGACAACCCGTCCGGGCTCCAGGTTGCCGCGCACGAGGAGTGGAGCGCCGCCGGCCGGACCACATGGGGCTCGGTGCTGCGTGCCTTCACGTACGACTACACCAAGGAGCGTTCGCGGCTCACCCGCGCGGGCCACCACATCCCGGTGGGCCCGCTGCCCGGCGGCGAGGGGCGGATCGCGGGATCGACGATCGCGCTGTTCGGCTCGGCACCGGACCTCGTTCCGACCGTGCTGTCCGAGATCGCCACCGGCGAGCACCTGCCGTACCCGACGCAGAACGGCCAGTGGCAGAAGGCCGCTCAGGCGTCCAGCCAGTCATTCCTCGTCCTGGGCGACCTCACCACCGGCAACATCCCCACCGCGGCCCGCCTCGCCGAGGCCGCCGGGATCGGGTACCTCTACTCGCTGCCGAACGCGGTGGGCCCCTGGCAGACCACCGGGCACTACCAGTTCGACGCGAGCCTCGGCGGCGACGACGCGGGCGCCAAGGCCGCGGTCGAGCTGGCGCGGGCGCACGGTATGCGTCTGGGCGTCCACACCATCTCGGACTTCATCAGCACCGACGACCGCTATGTCGTGCCGTCCCCGGCCGACCCGCGGCTGGCCCTCGGCGGACGCGCCGCCCTCGCGCGCCCCGCCTCAGCCACCGACACCACGCTGTACTTGGACTCCGGTGCTCCGCTGGAGGGCGGCCTGCACGGTCAACTGCTGCGCATCGGTGATGAGTTCGCTTCCTACGGAAGCGCTCAGCAGTCAGGCGGCGCATGGCAGCTGACCGGTGTGAAGCGTGCGCAGTGGGGTTCCGCCGCCGTCGCGCACCCGTCCGGTGAACGCGCGAGCCGCGTCATCGTCAACAGCTATGACGGTGCGACCGGCGGCCGGGACATCCTCCAGGAGATCTCCACCCGCCTGGCCACCGCCTGGAACACCACGGGAATATCGTCCAATTCCTACGACGGTGTCGAATCGGCCTCCGAGTCCGGCTGGGGCAACTACGGCCAGGCGCTGCTCATCAACGGCACCTACCGGCAGAACCGCACCAGGGACGGCTTCATCACCGAGACCAGCCGGATGACGTCCAACACCTGGGACGCGCTGACCCGTGCCAGCTGGGGCGAGGTCGGCGTCACCACCATGGATCAGGTCTTCGTCAACAACGAGTTCTACCGCGCCAACTTCCTTCCCGCGATGCTCGGTTGGATCAGCCTGTCCGGCTCCGAGAGCCTGCTGAGCATCGAGGGCAAACTGGCGCGCGGCGCCGGCCTCAACGCCGGCGCCGGCTTCGAGACCTCGGTGGCCGGGCTCGAAGCCGGCGGGGACAACACCCTCCGCGTACTGGACGCGATCAAGCAGTGGGAAACCGCCCGCAACCTCGGCGCCTTCACCGAAGCGCAGCGCGCACTACTGCGGGACACCACGACCAACTGGCACCTGAGCGTTGTCGAGGAGGGTCGCGAGTGGTCACTGCAGCGGCTCGACGCGGACGGCAAACCGGTCGGGGCCCCGGAGCGGGTAGTGGTACCGACCCCGCGACTGACGACGACCGCACTGCCCCCGGCGGCGCGGGGCGACCTCTACGCGGCGAGGGTGGAGACGAACACCCCGGCGACGGTGCGCTTCGAGGTGACGACCGGCGCACTGCCCCAGGGCCTGACGCTCAACCGGGACACCGGTGGCATCACCGGCACACCGCGCAGGGCGGGCACGGCTTCGTTCACCGTCACGGCCCACCAGACGGGTGGTGCGCCGGATGCCACGGCGCACTACCGGATACGGGTCGCCCGCTGA